The region TCTGGGCCCCATTTGGAATCCTAAGTGCTTCCTATCGCTTCGTTTGGAAGCACTTTGGtgggagtgaggctgcaatcctatccacacttacctggcagtaagcctcattgactttaatgggacttacttctgagtaggcatgcacaggattgggatctaaggctgcagtcctatctacactttcctgggagtaagccccattgactacaatgggacttacttttgagtaggcatgtacaggattgggctctgaggctgcaatcctatccacgcttacctgggagtaagccccactgactctaatgggccttgcttctgagtaggcatgcacaggattgggctctgaggctgcagccctatctatccacactttcctgggagtaggcccactgactccaatgggacttgcttctgagcggacaggccCAGGACCGCGCCGAACCCCGCCCGCTCCCGACGTGGGAAGGATACAGATGCCGAGGACGACGGCGCCGATGGCCAGGGCCGTGAACGTGTTGCGCACCTTCAGCCCCCGCCGGGCCACGTCCACGCCGGGGTTGGAGGCGAGCCCTGCGGGAGCCCCGGCCCGCGCCATCTCCCAGCGCCTCCTGACGCTCGCGGGCGGGCCCTGCGGGGAGCCTCCTCCTTGCACGGGCGCCGACATCTTCTCTCCCGGCGCTCTCCCGGCCCCTCCTTCAGGGACGGCGCAGCGCCTGAGAGCCGCTGAGGCGGGAGCCGCCATCTTGGTTGAGGGCGCCCGTCTGGCCTCGGCCTTCTTCGGGAAGGCGCGCGGCCCGCCAGAGGTGACGCTCCGGCCGCCATTTTGGACGAGGGCGAGGAAGGCGGGCGGCCGCTTCAGACGGCTCTGCGGGTTCTCGTCATCCCCGAAAGTGTCTGTGGAGCTCTGTGTGCCGCAGAGCGCGGCAGAGGAACtcggcagggggtggggggggcgctCGCCTCAGCCCAGGCGCCTCGCCCGCTtcttgggcagggaggcaggctgcaggtacctgggagcaagcccggctgacattaatgggacttattctgagcagacacgcacagAGCGGGCTCTCAGGCTCGCTGAACTCACCCactaagagccccatcctgtgcctgtctactcagaagtaagtcccattggagtcaacggggtttactcccaggaaagtaggggtAGATGGCAGCcgcagagcgcaatcctatgcctatctactcaggcgtaagtcccattatagtcaatgggacttactcttgggaaagtttgcataggattgcagcctcagagcccaagcctgtctactcagaagtaagtcccattatagtcaatgggacttactcccaggaaagtgtgcatagaattgcaaccttagttcTTAATCAACGGATTTAAGATTGCACTGTCCTGAGAGTAGCAGGAGGCCAAGCcggtgtgtgtctactcagaagtaagatccccTGGGCTCAAGgggtcttacttccaagtcagTGCACATAAGACTGCAAGGGCGCCGACATCTTCCACAGCTGGGTTGAGAGGCACAGCTGGGTTGAGACATTGATTTAACAGGTGCTGTTTCCAGACTTTTGCACTCTCTCTTTGATGCAGggattttgaacctttttcacctcatggcacattgaccaggcattaaaattctcaaggcacaccatcaagtttttgacaattggcaaggcacaccctACTgacagtgggagctcacatcccctattggccctactaatgaatgaccttccctcaaattcctgtggcacacctgtggaccactcatggcatagtggttgaaaatggctgctttgatAAAAGCTGCAGCTGGTGGTGCTATTGGTAGGTTTGTCAACCATCCAGGGTTGACCAGCAGTCTCCAGTTCACTCCTGACAGCAATCCAAGAAATTCTGGCAGGCGCTCAGAAATTTTTCACACagtataagggggggggggaatatccaaGAATAGCTTCAATTTGAGTTGGCAGTCCTATTGGTGATATGCTTTGTTTTAATGACAAGGCTGTATTAGGGTCTGGCACAAGCTAGGAGCCCACTTCAGAGGACCTGCTGACCAAGTCAAATCCTCACCCTCCCAAGAATAGTGGtggtggtagcacccaatgcaccattacAAGTGGATAGAGAGTGTCATGGGGTGACCCAAGAGCAAGGCTTTCCCCACAGTTCCCAATGACCTGGCATTTACACTGTCCATTGATACTGGTGGATTGGCATTGCCCCaggatgggtgggtggaggggtAAAAGAGGGAGAAGGTAAAGAGGCTGATGGTGAGAAGTGGAAAAAGAACTTCAGCTAAACAACATACTGTGCAATTACTTTTAAAAATCAAGTGGGTCCCTTATTGTGATGGGATCTAAACATAGGAATTATGCCAATTGTCTCTTATTCAGAACTTTTGAGATGGGGTCACCTGCACTGGCAGCAAAGAAATACCACTCTTCAGAGCCTGTCTTTGGAGCGATGACTGCTGGGGTTATCCAAGACGCTTTGCTTCATATGGCCAGGGAGAATGAACAGTATTTGAGTGAGCTGAGTGATGAGGCTGGCTGCTTTAAGGAGACACAGATAGTGGGTGAGAAGTAAACTTAGCAAGTTCTTTGAATCTTGAGAATCTTCAGGTACGATTCTCAATTCTCTGCCTATTTTTTATCTTTTCACCAGAATTTGTGTTTCTTGTGTCTGAAAAATGGAGCCTGACTGAGTCTGCAAGATATCAAGCAATAGAAATATTTGAAAGGTATTGCTTTGTTCTCTCTCCTGGAGTGACAATGACTTTAGGGTCCAGCAGCATAATCTATCCTAGATActactaacagtacaatcctatacaggtccagccttgttatacacagattttttatacacagatttgactcaacatgaatggccattgcaaatgagaaggaatgtgctgatccctggagaagggaaaaaatgcatccctttaaaatcagtttaaaaaactgaatagtcctttaagaATAGCCAGGttaaagagagagggcagctggctgacaatccatcaatcctctctccaggcaacccctcccttccccctgagcaagggGGGAAGTgaaagaaagtgaaagaaagatgatcactttgcattagtgaagggagggactgagtgaagcgcctttggaggaggactgattgagggattgtcttcttaatgactcttaccttacatcagcaaggctgtttttaaatcaccagaggaaagagactttgttttttaagttgatccacatgagtgcttggaaggaatccaagggaataatgaggctcaacctgtactcaaGCCATTGGTCTAGCTATACTGACTTACCTGTAGTCTGTATCTTGTAGTAGTCAGCGCAAAGGGGGACAAGCAAAGAAGAGCTTCAAAAACCCTAGAGAAGTACAATTCTGTCAGTTACTCTCCCAGCTCATATGGCCACACTTCCAGCATGTACTAATCATGAGATAGCATGCCATCAGTGACCCCACATGGGTAGAGCATAGAAGGAATCAATTGACAGTGTGGAGTCACCCACATGACATCAGCATGGCCACAATCCAACTGACAGAAGGATGTGCCAGCACCTCCTACCTCCCACTGCAGGAGCtacagtgtcacaggcagcaagGGAATAGAAAGTAGGCTAGAGTACCAGCACTCAGAGCTTGAATCCCTTTGTCCTCCTGTCCAATAGGACAGGAGAAATTGGAAAAAGCCACAATAGGAGTCCCAACTACACTCCAACAGGAAAGCTGGTAGCTCACTTACACAGAGACCCAAACTGGGAACCAAACAAGCCAGGTTCAAACCCAGCAAGAGGATTGCTGACTCTGGTTCAACTCACCTTTTGCATGTCTATCCAGAAAAACCTATGGCAGAGACAAAAAGAGGAGGTGGAGTCTGGTCTAGAAACACAAACATGGGGCAGGTGATAGCTTCTGAGGCAGCAGGTCAAAGGTTGATTAGGCTATCATGGACTTTTGGCTCTTCTGCACATTGGCTTTGTGAGGTATCTTTATTGTGCACTATGT is a window of Tiliqua scincoides isolate rTilSci1 chromosome 5, rTilSci1.hap2, whole genome shotgun sequence DNA encoding:
- the COA3 gene encoding cytochrome c oxidase assembly factor 3 homolog, mitochondrial — encoded protein: MGLLVGEFSEPESPLCACLLRISPINVSRACSQSSTDTFGDDENPQSRLKRPPAFLALVQNGGRSVTSGGPRAFPKKAEARRAPSTKMAAPASAALRRCAVPEGGAGRAPGEKMSAPVQGGGSPQGPPASVRRRWEMARAGAPAGLASNPGVDVARRGLKVRNTFTALAIGAVVLGIYGYTFYSVSQERFLDELELEAKVVRAQAAKTSVDRG